GGCCCGCATCCTTCCCCATCTCTTGATATGCCTCGGGGCTGCACGTTGGGGTTGATTGATAAGAAAATCCCCGAGTCATGCAGTCACATTTCTTCGCTGAGCACAACGAGGGGTCCCGAGGTTGTTGCATGAAACTACGCCTAGTCCAGGGGCCACGCACGTCATCGTAGCTCTGGCGGTAGTTCATGTACTGGATCAGTCAGCTTGACACCGTTCACCCTGGCCCCGCCCCAACCAGTGGGCTGAGGCACAACCCATTCCAGGCAAGTACAGCACGCTGCCCCCAGGCACCCGAGTGGGCATCCACGGCGGGCGTTGACTAGCCCGGTCATATACTGGATAAGGAGAGCTTTACACAGGACGAGGTACCATCCATTCTAAACCTTACCTGAGATTCCGATGCCTCCCCCCCGATTCAATAGGATGTTGAATATTCAAACTCCAACGATGTTGAAAATATGTCGCATTTTTGTATTCTTCGGAGCGGCGACACTCTGAATTCTGACCTCTACTGTGCATTCATCCATACACCGAGTGTTGTGCGGTAGATTACGTCATGGGTCGATTCCGTAATGTCAATTCGTCTAGTGCCTCGCCCAGTCAAAATGCTTGACTCAACTACCAGAGAAGCCCCACCGTCGCCGGAAGTGCACCCGGCAGAGCCAATCATATACGTACACAGGCGGCGGATATATTCTACCATCTCACATGTAATGTGAATGGTTCGATCTGTCGTGACGGTGCTGCGTACTGTAAATGTCATATCGTTACACATGTATGGTAACGTAAGATTACATCTGTCGAAATTCTgtcgtcgtcatcgtgaAATCATGCATCACCCAGAATCATTAACGTCTTTCTTCTCGACGTAAACCTGTACATTTCCGCTTGACTGGCTGATTCCTCTGCCACATTATCAAGATTTGCTGATAAGTTATCCTCTTCAGCCCACTCTTACATCGGGACACTGTATTCCTCTCATGGACTCGAAGGCCTCAACCCAGACTTGTCGTGTCTGAAAAGGCCAAGATCGTCACGCAGAGATTTCTATCGCTCGCTctccttcctttttcctttctccttgaAGGGGACAAGGGTGGTGGCCAACCCATCCACGCGTGCTACTGGCCGGCCAGTGCAAGTCGTGTCAGCGACCCACATTTTTTTGAAATACCGTGATGATTGGCCACAAAACCTTTAGACCAAGGTCCACTAGCACTATTCTCGCCGGACGTTGACATGGCCTTTGCCGGAGTTCAGTTTAGACTTATCGATACCGGAGGCGACACATGGTCACAAGCAGAGTCTGCAGGGCCCTTCATGCCCAGCAGATCGTAGTTTTGTATACACATATTATCGACCCTAGGACTCCAGGGGAATCGATGAATGTGCTTGTCCTGTCTTCAAGACATAACTCGACGGAGAGGGAAGACGAAAGAGCGGAGAAGGTGGCCACACGAGACAGACATGCCTTGATACCACATTGAAGGAGACCCCAAGTTTGTGAGGCCTCGAACCAGTCCGACCTCTTCGGCATGTCCTCGGTGGACGAGAAAAGAGCCAACCACGAAGGCCGGCCGCCCTCCATGAGCATCAATAGGGCCCTTGCCAGTTCCCTGATTCGAAGTAGATCATCGGGGTCCGTCCAGTTACCTTGCCATTACCACCCCAAACGATCGGTCAGTGCCGTCCAAAGTCCCAGACGCGATATTGGAGGTGGTGTGGTACCGCTGAAGCGCTGTCGCGTGGATCCCATGGTACGGTAACGGTATTCGATGCATGCCCCCATCGCGATGTAAACCGACCCGGTACACCGCTTACTCACGATGAAACAACAATATACACAGATTTTGGTTGTCGCTAGCACACACAGGCCTTGTACCCATGATTGATAATACAGTGATTGATGGTATGATACCTGGTATTGCAGAAATCCATTTCAACCGAACCCGTTCGGACGAGGCCACCGTACTTAAtgtttttccctcccctAAAATTGTCgtcatctttctcttcctctacGTCACTTTTCCATTCCTCCcattcccttcctctttctctccgcAGCGACCTGCGCAAGCCACGCCCAATAGTTAGTTGTGAGCTCGCCACTCCCTTTTGACCATCGCGCGCTTTGGTGATGTCTGCCGCAGTTGCTCCCAGCGTGTCGACTCTATCGAAAACCATGCCCTCCATGGACTCGAAAAAAATTGCCAGAGAAGGTTCGTATCTTGACCTTGTGTGAGGGAGGCCGGTGTGAATATTTCGCGTTCCAGTCAAACTCTCGGCACCCGCCCAGCCTAGCCCTGTATAAGTGTGTGTGGTCGCATCAAAtttctcttcccccaccCCAACACCTACTGCCCTCTCCCCTACGCGCCCAGTTGTATCGGTTGGACGGTCGGGTTAGGGATCTTGATCGACATATATGGTCACGGTCGCACTGCGCGTCCCAGTCacgggagagagggagagagaaaaaaaaaagttgtgTTCGCTCTCGCGCCACTGCGAGTAGTCAGTGGAGTCAGACAATACAGTCCTTCCCGACTCCTCTGATCACTACCTCTGGGTCCCTCGTCATTGTCAATCTTCATTCGCTTATGCCCCCTCCCCTGCTGGATTGGTAATACGCCACCCTGGGAGCTGCCCATACTTTTTGCGAAATACCCTTCTGCCGTTGGAATGATCTCACAGCTGGCGTCATCGATCCTCCATCAACCTTCTTCATCAACTCCCTACATCGGTCCCCATCATGAAGGCCCCTCGTACTCGTCGCACCGGTACCTTTTTGCGCTGTTGCCTCAATGTTCGACCATTGTTCATGCTGACCATTATTTCCCAACAGACTCGCAGGCCGTGTCTTCTGACGCCAAAGAGCAAAGGTCGGATGTAGACGCTTCCACCTCGCTGGCGCCGCCTCCACGCCCTGCTGCCACTACTGCGAGCGATACTCCCGACTATTTCAATTCTGTCCACAACCCATTCTCGCTGGAGCCCAATCCGTTTGAACAATCCTTTGGTACTGGCAATTCGGCGGAAACGCCTGGCAAGTCGCTCCTGCCTCCCGTGGCTGCCCTCACCTCGCCCGCTCTGCCTGGTGCGTCGTCTGGTGGAGGTTACAACTGGTCCAACTCGCTGCGCTCGGGACCGCTTAGCCCGGCCATGCTTCCTGGTCCCACTGGCTCAAACGACTATTTCGACAGCATCGGCCGAGGATTCCCAACACCGAACGAGTCATCGCTACGAACAGGATTGACCCCCGGCGGCGGGGGATCAATGTTCCCGGCCCCCAGCCCTAATTCACAGGCTCTCCTTCAACAGCTGCAAAGCGGCGGTGCTACACCATCGACCATTGAGTTTCACCGGACTGCGCTGGCCGCAAAGAAGAATTCTGGGAATGGGGCAAACTCAAATGCAAATGAACCAGAACCGACATCTAACCCGAACATGGACGGAAAGTCTCAGCCTACGACGACAGACTTTACTCAACATGACGCGGCCGACGCCGCCAATGGTCTCTTCATGCTGGCCAAAGGTGGCCAAGCGAACAACATGCCCATGAATCAAGTTCCTAATGCGCACAACGAGGCGCGAACATCCGCAGCCCGACGTGTATCGCAGAATACCAACGGAGGTATGAGTCGTGAAATGAGTGGCGATGGCTCGGAGCAAGACCTAGCCAAGCCCGCCTCgaagggcaagggcaagaagaaccCTCCCAAGGCCAATGCGGCCAATAACCGCCGCAAGGCAGATGAGCCGGCCAAGGGACCGAACAAGAAGGTTAAAATGTCGGAAACTCCATCAGATGACTCGGAGGACGAAGATATGAAAAACTCCAACATGGACCCCAAGAAAATGACAGACGAAGAAAAGCGGCGGAATTTCCTGGAACGGAATCGGTATGCTTCTGTCAACTCCCTCAATCAAATCTTTCTGTTGTTCTAACTTGACCCAAGGGTTGCTGCTTTGAAATGTCGTCAACGGAAAAAGCAATGGCTGGCCAATCTCCAAGCCAAGGTTGAGCTTTTCACCACTGAGAATGATGCTCTCACCGCCACGGTGACTCAGCTGCGTGAGGAAATTGTCAACTTGAAAACACTCCTCTTGGCTCACAAAGATTGTCCCGTCTCCCAAGCTCAGGGGCTTGGCCCTCTGATGATGAATGGCATGGCCACTGGCTTTGACCCGCACGGGTATGGTATGCCCGGTCAGATGGGCATGCCACCCGGTGGCCCAATTCCTGCACAGGGCATGCGGCGAGCTTGAAGGTGAGAGGGACCGGGAACACGCGACCAAATTCCATTTCGCGTCCAAGGTCTTGCAGCTCCTGTCAAAATCCGATTTCTCCCCTCATACCAGGAGAGTATCCTCTCAGACTGCCCTGCACGGGATGCAGTGAACCCggtccatcttctctcctctcgatGAGACATCATCTGCTTGCTTGTCTCTTGAAATTCCCTCACTTTTCTCCTTGGCCCTATGCTCAACTCTGACCAGGTTGAGCTGGGATAAACCCCCTGACACAGCATGGTTATAATGATCAGCACGATTCAGGAGCCTGACGACGTTACTCCTTCCTGAGCCTGTAACGGACTGGGCTCCAACACGCATTCTTGGTAGGCGTGATCATGGCGGCGTCTGTGAAAATTCTCCCTCGTTGGCTTCTTTGGCTCCCCTTACCTTGGCCACAGTGCAAGCTATCTGCACGCGCGCAGGCCCTACTTTCCTGACGCTGTATTTTCTACTTCTTTCCCCACCCTCACGCTTTCTAATGTTTTTGTTCCGTTTACTCATGCTCTGGTTTTATGGGTCTCAGAGTATTTTTTTGGGAGTTTTTTCCATTGCTTGTTTGATGTTTGGTTGGTCCCTGGGGTGCAACGTTCCTTTACTTCGATTTGGGTTGTTCTCTGTCTACATACATGATTTTCTAGGCGGGCGTTAAGAGGCGGGTGAATGTTGTTTTCCTGTTGGATTGGCCACCTCTAGTAAGGTTCCTTAGCCTTCAAATGAAAGCGAGCCTCACATAAAGAATATCCTCCTGAAGAAGTAGGCAATCCAAGTATCGACAATAGAATGGCCACAAACCTGGCAGCTGAAGGGCATTCCAGTTGGTAGTAGTATACCTCCGAAGGCAGTAGTATGTGTCAAGTGGCTTGTCTTGTGTTCCACTTTCCCGTGGCGGCTTGCCCATCCATCACCGCACCGAACCGCGCCGGGATAATGTTTGGCGGCGATAAGCTTGATAAGGAGACGCGACTGCTCCGAGCTACACCATCGCCAGCGCACTAATTAGCAACGAGTCTGTCAATCAACTTTGCTCCGCAATAGAGCTTTCCCCAAGGTCATGAAAACATTCCTGTCGAAGCTTGTTGCATCGTCTGCTTAGGAGTCGGGCCGACTCTTCGGGCTCGGAAGAGCATCCCCGCCGGAGGTTTACAGATTTCCGGATCTTGTCGCATCATTCCCTTCGTCCAAGTTTCTGTGGTGGAGCTTTCCCCATACCCAATCTTTGGCGCTTTCACTGAAATAAACATCTGTGGTCAACCCGCTCTGGTACTGCCACCTTGAAGGAGGCAGGGAAGGAGAATGTCGACGTCGAACCGCCCGAATTCACGCCCGCGCCGCATCGACGATGCCCTCTCCCAACTCGTCGACTCGCTGCTCCCCGAGATTCCAATCACCTCGCTGCCCCAAGAACACGGATACCCAAATGAAGGATTAGCCATCGCGGCCGCTGAGGAAAAGCGTCATCGGGCCTATCTGGAACGCGCCTGGCAAATACTGGAATCGAACCCGAACGGCGCAGCAGACCCAAGCTCGCTGAGCGGCCGTCGCGGTAGCATTGCTGTTGACGACGTGAATCACGCACCAGATTTGATAAAGCGCAAGCTGAGACGTGAAAATGCTAGCCCCGAGAAGATCGTACGTTTTTCAAATCTTTACACACGTCTTCTTACGCAGCCCGTGCTCTCGCAAAAATGGGGGATCTTGTTCTTGCTCTACAAGCTCGGCGAGGCGGACGAGGATCGGCCGGCTGAGTCCAGCCGTAGCCCATTGTTAGACGATGGAAAAATGCAAAACATGATGGGTCGAGGGCTGGAACGTTCACAGCGCGATACGGTCGTGGATtcggaggatgatgaggaggggcCAGCTGTCGGTTCGTCCGCATCACAAATACCGCGCGCATCCCGTGAGACTCAACCGCCGCAGCGTCCACGGTCTCTTCGAATGGATTTGGAACGCTCCGTTGAGCGAGCAAGTGCTGGTCAGGCGAGCCAGTATGAAACTGGAGACGAGGGCGAAGGCGCGATATCACCGACAGAGACGCCAGTCAATGCCAATCGACCGAATGAAGTGACCGAACAAGGGCTTCTGCGAGATTTACCTTTCAACTTGCAGGGGCTGTCATCGACAAATGTTCAATTTCAATCGCACTCTGTCTTGAAGTTACCGTCTAACCTGCCAGCTCCGCTAGTCTCGCTTTTGAACGCTTTGGCTGAGCCGTGCCTGCTTTATAGGGAATTAGCAGGATTTGTAGAAGCCTCGGACGGTGGCCTTGTCAATCAAAGTCTCAGGGCCGCTATTGCAAATGAATTGCGTTCCTACTTAGGCTTGGTCGCCACgctggaggcggagattCGACAGGCATTGACTGCGCTCAGCAATGCAACAGTGACACCACCACGAAAGGGGCTCGTGACATTGAAAAGATGTGTTGTGTGGACACGGGATGCAACAATGGCGCTGAGACTAATGAGTTTGATTGTGGAGGAAGCTCGAGGTAAATTGACTTGCCGATTGATGGCCCTGTTTCTAGCTAACCTTTCGAGCTAGATAAGAAGGGAGGCCAGTTGATTTCTCTCATTCACGGCTTTTCAACGTCTCATGGAGACCCTTTTGTCTGCGCTTTCGCCGAGAAGCTTCTGGTGCACGTCACTCGGCCTTTCTACGATATGCTCCGGTTGTGGATTTATGATGGCGAATTATCCGACCCATACAGGGAGTTCTTTGTGGCTGAATCGGATCTGCGAGCCACCATTGATCCCAGACGTACAGCGACCAGCGTTTGGGAGGACAAATACAAGCTGAATGACGATCTGATCCCCTCCATCATCACGCAAGAATTTGCCAAAAAGGTCTTCCTTATTGGAAAGTCCCTCAACTTCATCCGCTACGGTTGTGGAGACTCCGAGTGGGTAGAGGCCTATTCTAAGCAAGCATCCAAGGAATTGAGCTACGGAGACACAGCCACTCTGGAGACTTCCATCGACGAGGCATATAAAACTACCATGGCACGTTTGATCCACCTG
The nucleotide sequence above comes from Penicillium oxalicum strain HP7-1 chromosome II, whole genome shotgun sequence. Encoded proteins:
- a CDS encoding Spindle pole body component alp6, whose amino-acid sequence is MSTSNRPNSRPRRIDDALSQLVDSLLPEIPITSLPQEHGYPNEGLAIAAAEEKRHRAYLERAWQILESNPNGAADPSSLSGRRGSIAVDDVNHAPDLIKRKLRRENASPEKIVRFSNLYTRLLTQPVLSQKWGILFLLYKLGEADEDRPAESSRSPLLDDGKMQNMMGRGLERSQRDTVVDSEDDEEGPAVGSSASQIPRASRETQPPQRPRSLRMDLERSVERASAGQASQYETGDEGEGAISPTETPVNANRPNEVTEQGLLRDLPFNLQGLSSTNVQFQSHSVLKLPSNLPAPLVSLLNALAEPCLLYRELAGFVEASDGGLVNQSLRAAIANELRSYLGLVATLEAEIRQALTALSNATVTPPRKGLVTLKRCVVWTRDATMALRLMSLIVEEARDKKGGQLISLIHGFSTSHGDPFVCAFAEKLLVHVTRPFYDMLRLWIYDGELSDPYREFFVAESDLRATIDPRRTATSVWEDKYKLNDDLIPSIITQEFAKKVFLIGKSLNFIRYGCGDSEWVEAYSKQASKELSYGDTATLETSIDEAYKTTMARLIHLMDDKFKLYDHLRALKKYLLLGQGDFIALLMESLASNLDRPANSQYRHTLTAQLEHAIRASNAQFDSPDVLRRLDARMLELSHGEIGWDCFTLEYKIDAPVDVVITPWGSTQYLKVFNFLWRVKRVEFALNSTWRRCMTGARGVLGSVDDKVGPDWKRARCVIAEMIHFVCQLQYYILFEVIESSWDQLQAEVSKPGCTLDDLIEAHTKYLNSVTHKGLLGSASSSRHGASTSASKQPEESFLSQLHHILKIMLSYKDAVDGLYSFSVAEFTRRQELSAKIETRTAQGRWGLTDRDMLARPTNSRTGVSMESTPDMRPTSVGPEGLDTPYSLSAQDLAADDNMLVSLRVRLRDLSAEFKSRLTTLLSDLSYQPDVDMRFLAVVMNFNDVYKTTRRRPRPTQGTRDRDKDRERERAKRKAAANNAAMNSGTNSGTESHVSREMRRERSAGGPQ